The following DNA comes from Mycolicibacterium aromaticivorans JS19b1 = JCM 16368.
CACCACCGCCTTCGCGTTCCACCCCGCGCGGATGGAACCGGCCGATCGCGACAGGCTTCGGCAGGCCTGCGTTGACGGAGGCAGCTCGCTGCACGGAACCGGTCTGAACCCCGGCAACCTAGGAGCGGTTGTTCCGTTGGCGCTGACCGGTATGTCGCGCAGCGTCGAGCACGTCACTGTGCAGGAACGTGCCGACTGGTCTGTGTATGACAGCACGGAGATCACGTTCGGCCAGATGAAGTTCGGCAGCCCGATCGACGAGGTGGACGCCCATACCGACGGATTGAGCTTCACGAGTCAGCTTTTCCAGGAACAAGTTTGGCTGCTGGGTGATGCACTGAACCTGGGTGTCGATGAGGTCACCACCGAATTGGAAGTGATTCCCGCCAGTGCCGACCGTGACGTGTGCGGGCGGACGCTGCGCGCGGGCACCGTCGCCGCTCAGCGCTGGCAGTGGACCGGCCTGTGCAAGGGAGTTCCGGTCGTCGAGGTGGAAACGCTTTGGACCGTAGGCGAACCGCAGCCGACGTACTGGCCGGCGCCCCGGCACGGGTGGACCGTCACCATCGAAGGAACTCCGTCGATGCAGGCGCATCTGATGACGCTTGCCAGTTTTCGTCGCGACGTTCCACTGGACGAGCATGTTCGGTCAGCCAGTGTGGCGACCGCGATGCAGGCGGTGAACGCTGTCGGTGCGGTGTGCGACGCCGCTGCTGGTTTCGTCACGATGGCGGATCTGCCGCTGAGTCTTTATCGAGGAGCTCGCTGAAAATCGGGCGTCACGCTGTCAGCGAAGTTCAACTTGTCGACGGGGCCGCGAACTGCGCGCACACTGGCAGTCATGGATAACAACGGACCGTTCGGGTTCGATCCCGACGACATCGATCGCGTGGTGCGCCAGGCCAGCGAAGGGCTTCGCGAGGCCTTCGGGCAGTTCCTCAACAGCTCGGGGCAGGGTGCGGGGTTCGGAGTGCTGTTCGACGAGTTCAACCGCCGCACACGGCCCCGCTCAGAACCAGAGACCGCGGGGGAAGCCGGCGACGGGGTGTGGACGGTTTACACGACCGACGCTC
Coding sequences within:
- a CDS encoding dihydrodipicolinate reductase, which encodes MAYRVVQWGTGAVGVEAVRGILSHPDLELVGVKVYSEAKAGTDAGVLAGRDPVGVTAAIDVDTASVDAVVYAPRHPSVDDAVAILASGANLITTAFAFHPARMEPADRDRLRQACVDGGSSLHGTGLNPGNLGAVVPLALTGMSRSVEHVTVQERADWSVYDSTEITFGQMKFGSPIDEVDAHTDGLSFTSQLFQEQVWLLGDALNLGVDEVTTELEVIPASADRDVCGRTLRAGTVAAQRWQWTGLCKGVPVVEVETLWTVGEPQPTYWPAPRHGWTVTIEGTPSMQAHLMTLASFRRDVPLDEHVRSASVATAMQAVNAVGAVCDAAAGFVTMADLPLSLYRGAR